The Ornithodoros turicata isolate Travis chromosome 7, ASM3712646v1, whole genome shotgun sequence genome includes a region encoding these proteins:
- the LOC135400015 gene encoding uncharacterized protein LOC135400015, protein MDWRAGGLPAVSALRAASISLASFVAFARLFLAPVVSRSVVALVPWTVVNVFLCPTSVAWGCFYVCTLEDRSRSLAISYIKAKCTRDPTSTFQDTFDIFIAVNNAVGTAHSRRGKVTEMLKDIRLGIRFTRATSSCAPRLYGCATVCKKC, encoded by the exons ATGGACTGGCGGGCAGGTGGCCTTCctgccgtttctgcgctgcgggcggcgtccatttcgcttgcaagcttcgttgcgttcgcacgcctttttctggctcccgttgtctcgcgttccgtcgttgctctggtgccctggactgttgtgaatgtgtttttatgccctactagtgttgcctgggggtgcttttatgtgtgcaccctggaagataggtccagaagccttgcgatttcttatattaaag ctaagtgtactcgtgaccctaccagcacttttcaag atactttcgacATATTCATTGCCGTGAACAACGCGGTTGGGACAGCACACTCACGACGTGGGAAggtcacagaaatgttgaaagacatcag attgggcatacgcttcacccgtgcaacttcgtcatgtgctccacggctttacggctgtgccactgtatgtaaaaaatgctga